The proteins below are encoded in one region of Rana temporaria chromosome 2, aRanTem1.1, whole genome shotgun sequence:
- the LOC120928865 gene encoding mucin-3A-like, whose product MSLWKTIAVFCLLLALGVEYSHAGPVYARLDATVGSKVVIPCKVRADLLSGASSVKLEWGMTPEGGGLYTLLMYEDVKNLQKDHVDCSIIIDSIRYRDSGTYEGRFIMDSVPYQPFKVVIIHVTDPTSTETADTETFKKHQTNLKTQWKTPSVASTETADTKTVRKQQRNLETQRETPLYASSETADTETVREDQSHQEPQWETPPVTSPETADTETVREDQSHQEPQWETPPVTSPETADTETVREDQSHQEPQWETPPVTSPETADTETVREDQSHQEPQWETPPVTSPETADTETVREDQSHQEPQWETPPVTSPETADTETVREDQSHQEPQWETPPVTSPETADTETVREDQSHQEPQWETPPVTSPETADTETVSEDQSNVEIQRETPSVTSTEEVPMMSPTMTTTTTETSTYNTGLVLIDLCVELITKTFYQLKRNGYLPLACILAGVGLLVVIVIISIVM is encoded by the exons ATGAGCCTTTGGAAAACGATTGCCGTTTTCTGCCTTCTTCTGGCTCTGGGTGTAGAATATTCTCACGCCGGGCCAGTGTACGCCCGTCTGGATGCTACAGTTGGCTCTAAAGTAGTGATCCCGTGTAAGGTCCGCGCCGATCTTCTATCTGGTGCAAGCAGTGTTAAGTTGGAGTGGGGAATGACTCCGGAAGGAGGAGGTCTCTACACCCTTCTAATGTACGAAGATGTGAAAAACCTGCAGAAGGATCATGTGGATTGTTCTATTATCATCGACTCGATCCGGTATAGAGACAGCGGAACCTACGAGGGCAGATTCATCATGGACAGCGTCCCGTATCAGCCATTCAAGGTGGTCATCATTCATGTGACTG ATCCCACGTCCACGGAGACCGCTGATACCGAGACATTCAAGAAGCACCAAACAAACCTGAAAACACAATGGAAGACTCCTTCAGTCGCTTCCACTGAGACCGCTGATACCAAAACGGTCAGGAAGCAACAAAGAAACCTGGAAACACAAAGGGAGACCCCTTTATACGCTTCCTCTGAGACCGCTGATACCGAGACGGTCAGGGAGGACCAAAGCCACCAAGAACCACAATGGGAGACCCCTCCAGTCACTTCCCCTGAGACCGCTGATACCGAGACGGTCAGGGAGGACCAAAGCCACCAAGAACCACAATGGGAGACCCCTCCAGTCACTTCCCCTGAGACCGCTGATACCGAGACGGTCAGGGAGGACCAAAGCCACCAAGAACCACAATGGGAGACCCCTCCAGTCACTTCCCCTGAGACCGCTGATACCGAGACGGTCAGGGAGGACCAAAGCCACCAAGAACCACAATGGGAGACCCCTCCAGTCACTTCCCCTGAGACCGCTGATACCGAGACGGTCAGGGAGGACCAAAGCCACCAAGAACCACAATGGGAGACCCCTCCAGTCACTTCCCCTGAGACCGCTGATACCGAGACGGTCAGGGAGGACCAAAGCCACCAAGAACCACAATGGGAGACCCCTCCAGTCACTTCCCCTGAGACCGCTGATACCGAGACGGTCAGGGAGGACCAAAGCCACCAAGAACCACAATGGGAGACCCCTCCAGTCACTTCCCCTGAGACCGCTGATACCGAGACGGTCAGCGAGGACCAAAGCAATgtggagatacagagagagacccCTTCAGTCACTTCCACTGAGGAGGTCCCCATGATGTCTCCAACAatgacaacaacaacaacagagaCCAGTACTTATAATACAGGATTAGTATTAATCGATTTATGTGTGGAACTTATCACCAAGACCTTCTATCAACTGAAGAGAAATGGCTACCTTCCATTAGCATGCATCTTAGCTGGAGTCGGTCTTCTAGTAGTCATCGTCATCATTTCGATAGTTATGTAA